One segment of Thermus thermamylovorans DNA contains the following:
- the hpaD gene encoding 3,4-dihydroxyphenylacetate 2,3-dioxygenase, which yields MAIVRVGFIELWVQDLERSLEFYEGLLGFRLELKEGKSAYLRGYEELEWSLKLTQAERPAVRSLGFKVDGNGMEEAQAWALQEGLPHRLEADWGRPRVLRVQDPFGYPLAFYHEAEKLPRILQEYHLYRGPGVLRIDHLNLFCPEVAEATRYYQEHLGFRLTEYTEDDQGRLWASWLHRKGNVHDVAFTNGEGPRLHHFAYWLPDPMAILKAADILAGARRTDQIERGPGRHGISNALFLYLKDPDGHRIELYTSDYLTVDPDLPPVRWSLNDPRRQTLWGHRTPKSWFLEGSRVLGLEGKPLPTRPPALEGIPEHVT from the coding sequence ATGGCCATCGTGAGGGTGGGGTTCATCGAGCTGTGGGTGCAGGACCTGGAAAGGAGCTTGGAGTTCTACGAAGGGCTTTTGGGCTTTCGCCTGGAGCTTAAGGAGGGAAAAAGCGCCTACCTCCGGGGCTACGAGGAGCTGGAGTGGAGCCTCAAGCTCACCCAGGCGGAGCGGCCCGCCGTGCGGAGCCTGGGCTTCAAGGTGGATGGGAACGGGATGGAAGAGGCCCAGGCCTGGGCCCTTCAGGAGGGGCTTCCCCACCGGCTGGAGGCCGATTGGGGCAGGCCCAGGGTCCTTCGGGTGCAGGACCCCTTCGGCTACCCCTTGGCCTTCTACCACGAGGCGGAGAAGCTTCCCCGCATCCTGCAGGAGTACCACCTCTACCGGGGCCCTGGGGTGTTGCGCATCGACCACCTGAACCTCTTTTGCCCAGAGGTGGCCGAGGCCACCCGCTACTACCAGGAGCACTTGGGCTTTCGTCTCACCGAGTACACCGAGGACGACCAGGGCAGGCTTTGGGCCAGCTGGCTCCACCGCAAGGGGAACGTCCACGACGTGGCCTTCACCAACGGAGAGGGCCCCAGGCTCCACCACTTCGCCTACTGGCTTCCCGACCCCATGGCCATCCTAAAGGCGGCGGACATCCTGGCGGGGGCCCGCAGGACGGACCAGATCGAAAGGGGCCCGGGGCGGCACGGCATCTCCAACGCCCTGTTCCTCTACCTCAAGGACCCCGACGGGCACCGCATTGAGCTTTATACCTCCGACTACCTCACCGTGGACCCTGACCTGCCCCCCGTGCGCTGGAGCCTGAACGACCCCCGGCGCCAGACCCTCTGGGGGCACCGCACCCCCAAAAGCTGGTTCCTGGAGGGGAGCCGGGTGCTGGGCCTCGAGGGAAAGCCCCTGCCCACGCGGCCCCCGGCCCTGGAGGGGATCCCTGAGCACGTCACCTAG
- a CDS encoding flavin reductase family protein yields GALAVLRCRLEALYPGGDHRLVVGRVEGVELGEPGAPLVYYARGYRRLVWPS; encoded by the coding sequence GGGGGCGTTGGCGGTGCTCCGTTGTCGCCTGGAGGCCCTTTACCCCGGGGGGGACCACCGGCTGGTGGTGGGCCGGGTGGAGGGGGTGGAGCTGGGGGAGCCGGGGGCCCCCTTGGTCTACTACGCCCGCGGCTACAGGAGGCTCGTATGGCCATCGTGA